Proteins encoded by one window of candidate division Zixibacteria bacterium HGW-Zixibacteria-1:
- a CDS encoding elongation factor Tu — protein sequence MAKEKFIRTKPHVNVGTIGHVDHGKTTLTAA from the coding sequence ATGGCCAAGGAAAAATTTATCAGAACGAAGCCGCATGTTAATGTCGGAACGATTGGACATGTCGACCACGGTAAGACGACATTGACGGCTGCGAT